Sequence from the Festucalex cinctus isolate MCC-2025b chromosome 21, RoL_Fcin_1.0, whole genome shotgun sequence genome:
accgaccatgtatagtaaggctttttttttttttttaactcagaaaaaaaaacgaccatgttttgtaaggcttttttttttactcaaaaaataaaaaaacgaccatgtatagtaaggctttttttttttaactcaaaaaaacaacgaccatgtatagtaaggcttttttttttaacaccaaaaaaaaaaacgaccatgtatagtaaggctttttttttttttttttactcagaaaaaaaaacgaccatgtatagtaaggcttttttttttaaactcaaaaaaaaaaacgaccatgtatagtaaggcttttttttttaacacccaaaaaaaaaacgaccatgtatagtaaggcttttctcttttttaactcagaaaaaaaacgaccatgtatagtaaggctttttttttttaactcaaaaaaaaaaaacaaccatgtatagtaaggcttttttttttttaactcaaaaaaaaaaacgaccatgtatagtaaggcttttttttttaacaccaaaaaaaaaaacgaccatgtatagtaaggctttttttttttaaactcaaaaaaaaaacgcccatgtatagtaaggcttttttttttactcaaaaaaaaaaaaaacgaccatgtatagtaaggcttttcttttttttaactcagaaaaaaaacgaccatgtatagtaaggctttttttttttttaactcaaaaaaaaaaacgaccatgtatagtaaggctttttttttttaactaaaaaaaaaaacgaccatgtatagtaaggctttttttttttactcaaaaaaaaaaaaacgaccatgtatagtaaggcttttcttttttttaactcagaaaaaaaacgaccatgtatagtaaggctttttttttttaaactcaaaaaaaaaaaacgaccatgtatagtaaggctttttttttttaactcagaaaaaaaaacgaccatgtatagtaaggcttttgtttttaaactcaaaaaaaaaaacaacgaccatgtatagtaaggcttttttttttaacaccaaaaaaaaaaacgaccatgtatagtaaggctttttttttttttttaactcagaaaaaaaaacgaccatgtatagtaaggcttttttttttaaactcaaaaaaaaaaacgaccatgtatagtaaggcttttttttttaacaccaaaaaaaaaaacgaccatgtatagtaaggcttttttttttactcaaaaaaaaaaacgaccatgtattgtaaggctttttttttttttaactcagaaaaaaaaacgaccatgtatagtaaggcttttttttttttaactcagaaaaaaaaacgaccatgtatagtaaggcttttttttttttaacaccaaaaaaaaaaccgaccatgtatagtaaggcttttttttttaacaccaaaaaaaaaaacgaccatgtatagtaaggcttttttttttttaactcagaaaaaaaaacgaccatgtatagtaaggctttttttttttttttaactcagaaaaaaaaacgaccatgtatagtaaggcttttttttttaaactcaaaaaaaaaaacgaccatgtatagtaaggcttttttttttttaactcagaaaaaaaaacgaccatgtatagtaaggcttttttttttttaactcagaaaaaaaaacgaccatgtatagtaaggcttttttttttaaactcaaaaaaaaaaacgaccatgtatagtaaggcttttttttttaacaccaaaaaaaaaaaacgaccatgtatagtaaggctttttttttaactccaaaaaaaaaacgaccatgtatagtaaggctttttttgttaataccaaaaaaaaacgaccatgtatagtaaggcttttttttttaacaccaaaaaaaaaaacgaccatgtatagtaaggcttttttttttttaactcagaaaaaaaaacgaccatgtatagtaaggctttttttttttttaactcagaaaaaaaaacgaccatgtatagtaaggcttttttttttaaactcaaaaaaaaaaacgaccatgtatagtaaggcttttttttttttaactcagaaaaaaaaacgaccatgtatagtaaggcttttttttttttaactcagaaaaaaaaacgaccatgtatagtaaggcttttttttttaaactcaaaaaaaaaaacgaccatgtatagtaaggcttttttttttttaacacccaaaaaaaaaacgaccatgtatagtaaggcttttttttttaacaccaaaaaaaaccgaccatgtatagtaaggcttttttttttttaacacccaaaaaaaaaacgaccatgtatagtaaggcttttttttttaactaaaaaaaaaaaaaacgaccatgtatagtaaggctttttttttaactaaaaaaaaacaaaaaacaaaaacgacaagACTGTTTTTTCCTTTGAAAGCAGACAAAATGACGTCTtaactttcttttttcccccttcaagtGTTCTGTGTTCACCTCATGCACTTTTTCTGATCTCggttttgtacaaataaaaaaaatatttcatcgaCCAAATGTGGTGTGGTTTGTGTTGACCAACACTTTTCCCAACGTATGTTATTGCAATGACAACTCATCAGCAagttctggagaagcctgacaaCGATCATCACCTGCTTGACATGGataacaggctggatagtgtgtcccgaggaccagggttgaaaaaCACTGTGTTCAAAAGTtgtgagggtaaaaaaaaaaaaaaaaagttctccacATAGAAATGAGTGGCTTGGGTGCAGTACCACATGTCCACAAGCAGATGACGCACTTCCTCTAAGTGTGACGTTTTAGGTTAGTTAGTATATCGAGGTTTTGGCTCGTTTGTCATTGTTCAATAATGTGATAAAACAATGAGCGTGTCGTTATAAGACGCGCATCATTCGAGCTGCCAAGGAAATatagttaaaacaaaacaagatgaaTCGTTGAGAATCCGTTTGGGTGGTCAATCAAAGTCGTGGTGAAAGTTTAGAGGAAAACGGCGAAGCAACTGAGGTACGATGTAATCCTGCCCTCCTGTGGATGACTGGGGCAACTACACTCAGGGTGGGAATAGGTTTGATTTGTTCGTGAGCTGTTAAGAGATAAAACACACGTGACTGCCAGGATGTGGATGTGGGATTTTAAAGTAAtacccataaaaaaataacaaaaggaAGACTTATCTGGTGGTGTTAATGGCTGGTGGGGAGAGGTGAAGGTTGGGGGTGCACCTAAACGATTCAGCTCAAATTACACGAAGCATACTCATCACCTGCATTAATTTTCGCTCGGAGCACCAGGAATGGTGGCCTAAAGGAATAAGACAATGACTCCCATACTGGAGGTACCGCGTTCGATCCTTGCTCACGGCTGTACTTTTCAATAACTTGAGAATTAATTCCTTAAAAGTTGGAAGGTTCTGGAATCGAACCAGCGTCTACCGCAACCGAAACCTTTGTCGCAGACCACTGGGCCAGATTGCCGGTGCCAGAGTTTGAATCTTCTCGCATTTATTGCAGTCATATGCACTCACGTGGAAAtcctataaatacataaaattcaaCGCCGAAAACCTTCAACCATGATGGCCGAATGGTATAAAACTTTGCCTTTGGTTCAAGTGTTTCGAGTTCGATCCCCGCTTGCGCACCCTCGACTTAACAAACATAACGACGAAGTCGAAAGGTTGCAGAAAACGAGGATCGAACACGCGAACAAGTAAACCGAAGGCAATGTCGTATACCACTCGACCACGTCGGCTTTGAGAACAACCTGATTTTCGGTTCTATTCATAGCATCAATGGTTGTATTGTTTGCCCAACATTTGATACTCTATGGGATAAATACGACCTAGAGGACGACATGTGACAAGCAAGCTTGGCCTAATGGTTAACGACACGGTCTCCGGTTCCAATGAGCCAGGTTCGATCCCCCGGTCAAGCAACACTAGATTTTATCAGGATTTTCTGTCCAAAAGCAGTTGAaagactttttcttcttctcttggttaaataaagttttttttaaaaaaagaaaagaaaaaatcacgtGATGGCGTTACCGAAAACCTATTTAAGCTGTGACTAATTGAATGAgcaatctttcttttcttcaccagcctgACATCACGTCGACATCCTCCGCCTGCTGTTCTCCACTCATCTCGACGAGATCACCAGAAGATTTGCCAAAAGGTTTGTTTAAAGTTTCGTCTTACACTCGAACTTGTAACTTTCAACATGTTCACCTTTTTCCAGCATGCAAACCTCTTGTTGGCATGCTAGCTAAAATGTTTGCTCGATCAATTCACGTCAACCGCGTGCTCGAATGAAACAAACGCATTATTTTACACGTTTGGCGATAAATGTTAGCGGTCAGTAAAGTACCTATTTGctttttaactgattttttttccctttccagGGTCTGGAGAAAGAGCACCGTTTGACAGAAGGTAGGTTACCAGCGTGTGTACATTGAACAACTTCAATGAGAATTAACTCTTAACgttatttaaatttgtacaCAGGCTTGCATCTTGAAGCGAATGTCCGGACTCCCCTTTGAAATTAAGTTCCTTAATTccgctatcttttttttttttttttttttggccatggcgttgtgaacgttttttttttgtttttttttttctggctaaaTGTGTTTTCATGTTTCGAATCTATGTTAATTAATGTCACCGCGTCTTCAGCCATTGTCACGACGTCCAGCTCAGCCCTGTTTTCGTCACTGGTGAGACACAAACACTCAAACACgttaaaatgtaatgttttaatttttcaggCACACCGTGAAGACGAGGACATGTCAGGTGACTTGCACGGATCCATTCCTGacatgctacttttttttttttttcttctgtgcaGGTAAAAACAGCATGTTGACTTCAACCAGAGCTGCCCGAGGAACAAGAATTGTCATCGCTGGGTTTGagtatgctgcaaaacaaaatggctgacgtgaACGTTTgataaacttttcttttttctcttgttGTAGTTCCCCCAACGTTGCACCGAACAGCGCTTTCTCGTGGGACCCTCAAAGGCACATTTACCAAAATAGACGAGTTGACTTTTGTGCTGACACGTTAACGTTGGGTTTCTTCTGCTTATGTCCACTAGGTGGTGCCAAAGCATCTCTGCTGGGCCGTGGAGAACcacgtcttgtcttgtcttgaatTGGCCATCATGGAGAAACTGCTTGGCCACAAAGATCCTGCACCTGTCGGGGAGAAAAGACAAACATATCGTCATTGCtgctgctgatttttatttttttgacacattgtTAATAAAgtgaagtagaagctggactgGTTTGAGTACGCTCTGTCATGCATGTCACTTGAATGTTTTCTTGCTGGTCAACTTCCTGTGAATGCAGCCGAGTCATCACTGACAATCCCAGAAACAACCTCGCAGGTCCTCGTCTGCACTGGTGGGTTTCATCTTGTGTCAAATTTGctgcatttcttaaaaaaaaaaaaaaaaaaaaacaggaaaaaacaaCTTAACACTACCCACCCCCCTTCTTTTTGTAGACTCCACTTGACCAGGCAGTGACTGTTGTCCACCACGTTTGTTGGTGCTGCATTGATCATCAGCTTGACGCAATTGACGGTAAGCTTTGAATTTTAACTCGGCGAGCTTCTCCATCTCTTCCAATTAGGGCTGAacaataaattttaaaattgcGATTTTGATTTTTGCAATTCTTGATTGAGTTTTTTACTCACAATGTAACCTTTCCAAACATGACAAACTGACATACCATCAAAATATTAATCTATTAGTCAAACAATGCAAGAACACGAGGTTGCGTAAGAGGTAATCCTTTTAGAATGGTTCAAGTTGAGGCAAAAACTACAGTACTACTTGGCGCCATGTTTAAATATGCTTATTCTGTGtaaccaaaaaatgttttttacattttgtactAATATACATGTTCCTTGAAAATGCATGTAAGTAAATATCTTCCCCATACTCCCGTATTTTTGCGTTACACTTAACTGCTTCAAACAGCTTTATCGTTAAATTCATATCTTGGTGTTAAATCGTTTGGCCTTTTTACTGTAATTAGTGTAAAAATCACGAATATTTCTGATTGGATTAATTGTGAAaaggtaatttttattttgttagtgtCAGAAAAACAAATAGCTCCAAgaggtatttttaaaataattctacAGATATTAAATGGCATTTCTTGTTACAAATTTAAGACACTTAAAATAATGATCAATTAAATAATTTGAATTAAGGTTTAAGTTtataaatttacatttatgaaCATACAATTTCAATAACATGCTGATTAATTTACTTTGGACAAGTTTTAATTTAGacaaattttaattttgttttatttttttgactaaaattaaagtttttgttgtattttagtcatccgatttttattagttttaatccaattgtagtcaactaaattgacagtcaatttttcttcaacttttatacagaaaattataacccCTATTTGTAACTACAGCgtctttaattatttaaatgaaaCTTGTTGAACTGAAAATAACTTAacctaaattttaaaaaaaagtgcagaattgcttgagattaattttaCAGTTGCACAAtggatgtaaacatgttttaaacattaaagtgcagtgaacactaaATGATTTAAGTGGTTCTTGTCGCCAACTTTCGTTTGTCATTGAAATTGTTACACAATTTTAGTCATCGTTGGtctcgataaaaaaaaaatgcttccatttttagttttcgtttaactTTTCGTTGCCAAAATTCTCACTGCTTTGGACCTCGAACCGGACGTCAGCCGTTGGCGTGTTCTGCTCTGTCCAACTGTAAAGGCTAATGTATCCGCCATCTTATTTTCAGTCTAGACTGCGTATTAATTGTAGTAAAAAATGTTCCGTTCGTTAGCTTTCTGCATTAACGTGATTCTAACCAGACTTCTGTGAAGTCTACTGTACGCCCAAGCACTTATTTTGGCTCATTCCCGACACTGCATTTCACATTAGCATGCTTAGCGACTCCCGTTTTTGCCTTTGTGAAAGCGCTACTTTTTAGTCGGGTAGTTCATTTGTCACCACGAAACTTGTTACTGCGACTGCATGCGAACTTATTAAatcttattaaataaataaacttattAAATCTATCCGTTCTGCCGTGGAGCAAGTTAGCTCAGCAACGCGCGTTCTCAATCACAAACTGTTTTGTCAACTTGTCGAGCTGCCACGAAACAAAAGTAAAAGCACCTCCGGGTGAACTCTgcgacggcttttttttttttttttttttttttaaataaaagatcCCTTTAAATAAAACCGCCGCTTTAACAATATCAAAACCGGACTGAGATTGCAATTTCAGGCTCAAAATATAACATGTTTACAtccattgtgcagctgtaagattaatctcaagcaattatgcttagttttttgtttttttgtgttaaatttaAGTGAAGTTAttttcagttcaacatgtttcatttaaACAATAGACGCCGTATTaaatgtcttgcgtgttaaagggatagtttggcttttttgacatgaatctctttcatcctcacctccagtgtgtgtgtgatcatcaccgacttacccctgacaacgTTCTatgacgagttctggtccggtgttggacgagatgaaaatagtccagcaagttggcttggggtcacggaaataaagcatttttcttctaaaaacaatttgtgttcaagagtgtgatacatttgcatcattgcactacttttctgtttgttggTATCactgcatacagctgatagatgcGCACTAATCTGCAAGTTGTCTTTTCGACGGCGGAAGGCGCGACTATCTGTCTGGTGCGCCGTGCAGTgaaacgaacgaacagaaaagtagtgcctggcgctAACggtgtctgactttttttcagaaaaggagtttaatgatgcaaatgtatcacacttttaaacacattgtttttataagaaaaacgctttatttctgtgacaccagccagcttgctggactattttcctctcgaccaGAACTCGCGTCACAGGACGCTGTCAGTggtgatcgcacacactggaggtgaggatgaaattgagattcatgtcaaaaaagccaaactatccctttaacattttttttttttaataatacattttataacgtaataatttttcatgtacaattaacagcttaaaaggcattttggcacttgctgtcgactgaaaatgacatcacacgtgttgaggggctcaggtaacaactggTGAACATTAattaagccatgattggttgttacctgagccctcaacacgtgtgatgtcattttcagtcgacagcaagtgccaaaatgtcctttaagctgttaattgtacatgcaaaataatgaagttatcaaattaaacataactctttactgctaaaaattggaaaatgtgtaaagtatccctttcaacTAGTCACAAATgggtgttataattttctgtataaaagttgaaatgtatgttaAAGGAAAATAGACTCAACGGTCAATTTAGtagactaaaataaaattactaaatTACAACTAAAACGTTAATTTTAGTCAGACTAAAGTTTCTTGTTGAAATTAAGACTGGTCCAAAGTAAATTAATATCAGTGTTATTGAAAATTTTATATCCATAAATGTAAATTTCTAAacttaaacatttattcaaattatttgACTGAAATTGATAATTAAGTCTCTTAAATTTGTAACGAATGTCATTTGATATCCATgcaaaattatttaataaaactaaatacctGAAATGTTCTGCCGCAGGTGCCGAGGAACATGGCGGACTTCCTGGTGATGCAGCCGTGTGAGGGATGAGGCCCAAAATCCCCCAAGTTGTCAGATCCACTTCTGTGCCGGTTGGTGGCTTTCATCACATCTCAAATGTTTGCTGCACAACAAGTTGACTCACTGTCGTTTTGTCTTAGGTCTGCGTGATCCGCTCCAGCTGGCTCACTTCACCTGGTGACAAGAAGACAGCAATCAAgtcatccaacttttttttttttccccttaatttttcagtttgttttatttttaaggtttttatttttttttgtgtttttttttaaagttttttttttaatgtatttttttgtttaatttttctgCGTTTTCAACAtgtattcttttaaaaaaaaaataaataaaagttgacaAATTGCATCTTTTCTGAACTCTTCTTGTGATGTTACATTAAACCAAatacattataaataaatacattataaaaGCTCTTCAAATGTACTTAGTCAAATGAAGGGGTGTGGCCATGTTGCTTGGGAGGCGGGGTTATGCAAATTACTGAAAAGGAAGCAATCTGATTGGTAGGTTCTGGAATAAGTGGCAGAATCCGATTGGTTGGCCCCAAAAGTGGGTGGGGTTTATGCAAATTAAGGCATCTGATCATTTGCATAAGTGGGTGTGGCTATGCAAATTAGGCAATATTCGCGAGTTATCGCCGAAAAGTGGGCGTGgttatgcaaattaatttgcataCAGCCTGCTGATTGGTCGCTTCTGAGAGGGAGTGGTCAGTTATGcaaattaattatgattttcCCTGAAGTAGGTGGAGCTATGTCCAGCCATTTGCATGTTGAACTTTAATTGTCGCAAGAAAGCATTTTTCAAGCCTTGAATGGACTGCAAGTAGATTGTTCAGGTTGTTCTCGaagatgttttggcctccggtgCGAGCAGGCTTCCTCGACGCGTGCTGAAAATGACGCCATCTGGCCATGAGAACGAGCCGAAGAAGTCTTCAAGCACCACCGAAACGATCCACTTGCAATTCATTCAAGAGAATGAGAATAAAAACCACCTGATCGCAACGACGCCGACAAAACCGGCGCGATTTGAAAACTCACAGTGCAGTTGGAAATGAAACACGGAGACActctttttttcagttgaaaaaatatatttgactttAGAAAAGCAGCTTGTTTGGACACAGAAATAACATTGGACTCAATTTACCAACACTGGTTGACAGGATGTACATGGAAGCAGTAGCGCACGACAGACACcatgttgtgtgtgtgatgtcacaGGAGCACAAGCGACGTCGCCATTTCTCCGtgcgccaaaacacaacaaacacacTAACAGACAACATCATTCAATGCTTCTGAACATGtgccaaagatttttttttccatactatTATTTTCACAATTGGGCAAAAATAACACCAATTGATTAATTTCAAAATACCTTCGTGTTATtttgccaaacattttcaatcaaCAATCATTTCATAAAGCACATGTTCACAAGCATCAAATGATGTTCTGCTTTTAAAGCGCACTGAGAAACGGCTTAAGTGACATCACACAACATTAGCCTTCAAATAGCGCACACACTTGCCCTTGAGCAGCATGCTGTCAATGTAGCACATCCACACGTCCTCAAGTCTCCAGTCGGTGGGCTGCGTGTGCGTCCAAGACCTCCTCCATCATGTcaggaaaccaaaaaaaaaaaagagtcagtcATGCTCGTTCGCATCAAATCACTCACAACAGCTAAGTCCAATGCGAACTAgctcaacccaaaaaaaactgacattaaTGATGCCAAATTGCCATTAAAATACCTCAGTTAAAAATCATTAGCAAACGTTAGCATGTGGAATCATCAGCAAAAGCACAacaatttgtttgcatttttttttctaaaattattTCTACGCGCAAACATCGCTTAATACCATGTTGAAGTCAACAGACCACATGGAACAACATGCAGAGCTTCTACTTGTCCACTCACGACATTTGTTGACATGATCTGTCAATAGACGATGTCCACATAAGTCAAGAAATAAGACAAAGTGTACCTAATAGTtggacacttgattaggtacacttgagGGCGACCAATTGACACCTCAGGACTTGTTTACACGAGTCAAGACAACAACTAGGGTGTACCGAAGAACTTGGCCATTTTGGAAAGTCATCATTTACATGAGcgcaaccaaaaaaacaactggCTGAATCATCTCTCTatagaccagtggtgtccattTATTAGTGGCCCGTGACGTTtgctaaaaatgccatttgactcagttcaaataaaattagagctgtcaaacgattacattttttaatcagattaatcacttacttaaaaaagctttttttcccccagacatttttgcccgctgcacacgctcatcctactttttctaatcaattaattatttgcataatttaaaatggggaaaaaatgacctatggcatatgtaaacatttattaaattacttgaatgcatgtagttatgtttattgctcaaactccacagctacctttaatgtaaccgtCCACtatcggctaaaaaggatcatctgcggtcaaaattaatagtgtgattaatctgtggtaatacaatgattaatgcgataattttttgtgattaattaattagttaacgctttcactttgacagcactaaataaaatagaaacgaAAATGTttagagatggtcaaagtaagaagggaaggtgtcgaaaaacacaggtgctattaaagcttATATtattgaactaaaactaacgaaaacacaaaaattcaaaaaacaatttcgttaacgaattaaaataaaaatgaagatgctttttaaaaaaagaaaactaactgaaactacattttttgtttacaaaactaactaaaataaaactaactataattatagcaaaaatgtcttttgttttagtctttggtaattaatttaatgcatgagcctttggggatgattttaaatgtgatttttagtatttattttgatataaaccggaataatgatgccacgcccatggtgttttttttttttttaaatgtagcgcacgagtaatacacattaaaaaaaaaaaaaaaactaactaaactaaaactcagcatttattaaagaactaaaactaatacaaaaactaacagaaccaccctgaaaactaattaaagctaactacatttaaaaaaagcaaaactcaaaataaaaactaaaatgaaaaattatatttaataaccctactgccatattacaaataaattggtttatatactgtagcatttttctaaatacgcaaaagcacaaataaataattt
This genomic interval carries:
- the LOC144010766 gene encoding uncharacterized protein LOC144010766 isoform X1 produces the protein MSNLSFLHQPDITSTSSACCSPLISTRSPEDLPKGSGERAPFDRSHCHDVQLSPVFVTGKNSMLTSTRAARGTRIVIAGFDSPNVAPNSAFSWDPQRWCQSISAGPWRTTSCLVLNWPSWRNCLATKILHLSGRKDKHIVIAAADFYFFDTLLIK
- the LOC144010766 gene encoding uncharacterized protein LOC144010766 isoform X2 — encoded protein: MSNLSFLHQPDITSTSSACCSPLISTRSPEDLPKGSGERAPFDRSHCHDVQLSPVFVTGKNSMLTSTRAARGTRIVIAGSPNVAPNSAFSWDPQRWCQSISAGPWRTTSCLVLNWPSWRNCLATKILHLSGRKDKHIVIAAADFYFFDTLLIK